The following DNA comes from Spirulina major PCC 6313.
ATCGCTGCGTTTGGAAATGGCGGAGATCACCGTGGTACGGGCGGGCATATTGATCCCGGCGGCGAGGGTTTCCGTAGCAAACACCACCTTCACCAGCCCATCTTGAAAAAGTTCCTCTACCAAGCCTTTCCAAGCGGGCAACACGCCCGCATGGTGGGAGGCGATGCCGCGCATCAGGGGTTCCACTTGGTTGGTGCGGGCGGCGCTCGGATTTTCCGAGACAAAGGCTGTAACGCGGTCTTTCAGTTCGGCAGTTTCATCGGCGGTGAGCAGTGTATAGTCAGAGACTTGAGCGATCGCACTATCGCAACCGCGCCGACTGAAGATAAAAAAGATCGCCGGGAGCATATCGCGATCGCGCAATTGGGCCACCGTTTGGCGAATCGTCGGACAGTCTTCACGGCGGAGGCGGCGGGGCTTGCCCTTCGGCAGCAGGCGTTTATTCACCCGTGTGCTAGTTTCATTGAGGAGCGGAAACAGCCCCTTCACAGTGCTGAAGTGGAATTCAAGGGGAACCGGGCGAAAATCCGAATGAATTAAGCGCGTCGGCCCATGGACTTGGCTAATCCATTCCGTCAGTTCGGCGGCATTGGCGATCGTCGCTGACAGTGCCACAATCTGCATCTGCGGCGGACAGTAAATGATTGATTCTTCCCACACCGTCCCCCGCTGGCTGTCGTTCATATAGTGGCATTCATCCAACACCACCGCTTCCACATTGGCCAGCGATGTGCCCACCTGACCGATGGGCGTACCGTAGAGCATATTCCGAAAAATTTCGGTGGTCATCACCAAAACACTGGCATCGCGGTTAATCGAGGTGTCCCCGGTTAAGATCCCCACCTGGTCCGCGCCGAACAGTTCGCAAAAATCCCGGAATTTTTGATTAGACAGGGCCTTCAATGGTGTGGTGTAGAAAACCCGTCGGTTGCGTGAAATGGCCCGATGAATTGCATATTCCCCCACCAGGGTTTTACCTGATCCCGTTGGCACAGACACCACCACAGATGACCCCGTATCCAAGGCATCAAGGGCATCAACCTGGAAGGGATCAAGGGGAAATGGAAAAATTTCGGTACGGTTCAGCGAGGCTCGGGCGGAGGTGTTCACTCAGGTTTTATGCAGTAGTTACTATCCTTCCATTCTAGGGGGTGTGCTGAATCCCGTGAAAACTGGGGCAATTATCCAGCTTGGGGCGATTGATGAGTCGGTTGATCGGGGCGGTCTAGATCGTCCCAGTCGTCGGCTTGGGTTTTGAGGTCGTCTTGAATTTGTGGCCAATTAATTTCGCTGACGGTGGTGTCGGCCCAGAGTTTGCCTTGGTAGAGATACCAGACGCGATCGCAACTCTGCTGTACCCAATCCAATTGATGATTGGCCATAATCCAAGTGAGGCCGGGGGTTTCTGTTAAAACCTGCAACACCCGCGACGCAGTTCCCACATCCAGGGCCGAGGTGGGTTCATCCAGCAGTAAGAGGGTGGGATTGAGGAGCATTGCCCTGGCAATAGTAACGAGTTGCCGTTGACCGAGGGAGAGTTGCCAGCTTTGCCGCTCTAGCCAATCCTTGGGAATAGTGAAGCGATCGCATTCCTCAAACACCCGCTCGCGCACCTCAGTTTTGGGCCGCTTTTGCAAAGTCAACGGATAGGCAAGGGTGTCAAACACCGAGAGACCCAAGAGTTTCGGCTCTTGCAACACAAGGACAACTTTGCGCCGCAACTCAGACACCGGTATCGTTGCCAAGGGTTGCCCTTGAAACCACAGTTTCCCCTGATCCGGGTCGCGAAGACGATTCAACAGGGCGAGGAGGGTGGATTTACCCGAACCCGATGCGCCCACGATGCCGATCCGATCGCCCGCTGCCACGGTTACGGAAATATCCGTCAAAATTGTCGTGACGCTGAGATCTTGCGATCGCAACAAAGGCATTTCCATCTACGCAACTCCCATCAAGCCAGGGGACGCGATCGCCGTCCAAACGACCCATCCATCAACAAGCATTAACACTACCGTCACCCCCAACAAAATCAAATACATCCAGGGTTGCGCCAACGGTCGCACATCGGAGGTATCTAAACCCGTCCGCTCCGTCACTACCTGCACCAACCGTGCAAACCCCACCACCCGCATCGGCAACAGGTAGGCGCGATCGCGTTCCGGGGTGACGAAATAATACACAAGGCCGCCTTGGCCAGTAGTGCGCATTTGCAGATCACACACCCGCGCCCAGGGCAACGACCAACCCCGCCGCCCCAACGCCCGCACCCAAGCCGGATAGGTAACACGAATTTCCTGCTCGTCCACTTCGACCCGTTCGCACAATACGCCGTAGAGAATCCCAAACCCGATCGCAATCCCCCCCCAGAAGAGCGTAGGGGAAATGGGGGTTTGGGTGGCGATCGCTAAAAACGGCAGCGGCACCGTCAACGCCACATACAGCAAGAGCAAGGTAATCCGAATTAAGGGGGAAATCCGAAACGTATCTAAAGGCATGGGACACCAAAAACGCGATCAGTAAGCAATGCGCGAAATAACCGAGGGGTGAGCGGAGTCGAACCCCGGCAGCCCCAGACTTCGACTTCGCTCAGTCTTCGGTTAGCTCAGTCTTCGGTTGAGGAGCGATCGCGTCTTAACTTTGGGTGACGATCGCATCCACTGTTGCCGTTTTCTGCTCCTCATCCACCGAGGTCACCGCCCAGCGCAACGGTTCGCCGCGCTTGGTGAGTTCCGCTTCAATTTCTTGGTGCAACTCATTCGGGGTCGCTTGGAGGTCAATTTCTGCCGTAATAAAATGAGTCGTCATGGTCAACTCCCTAGACTGAATTTCTTTGTAGTGTACGGCGAAATGGGGGAGAAGAGCCATTAACGGCGGCAGGTTTGGCGGGCGCGATCGTCTACGGGTTCTTGCCAGGAATAGGCAAAATGACTGATCGCATCAAGCTGCGGGAACTGACGCTGCAACGCCCACATTTGCTGTTCTAGGGGGGGGTGACTGCGTTCCACTCGCCCCCATTGGCCCGCCAAAGCCGGAATCACACGGGTCTGGGGCGAGGCAAAACTTAAGACCCGCTGCACCTCGTCCACAATGCAATCCGTCCGGTTGCCACAAATCGCGTAGGACATCGGATGCCACTCGATTTGGGAGGAGAAGCGATCCCAGGGCTGTAGGCGTGAATCATAACCCTGTTGACCGACGGGGCGATTGCCATCGGGAAAAAAGACGGCCCCAGCGGGGATGCGCTGGCGTTGAACTTGGGTGGCGGCGGTGTGGAGAAAATCAATCACACCTTGGGCGGCGTGGGCGACGCTGAGTTTCCACAGTTCGGCGTTGAGATTGCTAGAGCTTAAGCCTTGCCATTGGGGGCCAGTTTCCCCCGGATGGAGGGCTTTCGCAGCCTGGACATCACCACCGCTGATTGAACCTTGGGCCATGAAGCGTTGAATCAGTTCGCGGCCTTGATTGTTCTGGGCCCGGTTGAGGAGGGCGGTGCGGGAAGCGTCGCCGTAGATCCAGAGGTCACGCACATTGCTGGCCACCGATCCGGCCCCGGAGCCACGGGGATAGCGGATATAGTCGAACAGCACGCCGTCGGGGTTGCGACGGAGGACGGCTTGGAGCAGGGTGGCGTAGTCGGCTTGGCCTTGGGGACTGTAGGGATCGATGAAGGCTTGGGAGCCGTCGGGAACCACGTCGAGACTGGTTTGACCCTGGCCATTGCGGGCGAGGCTTCGTTCGCGATCGGGACGAACGGCGTAGGCGTAGCCGTAGTTCATCGCAAACATCCAGGCGTAGATCTTGAGGTTACGATCGCGACTTTCTTCAATCGCCATCGCCAATAAATCGGCATTTTCCTGACCGCGATCGCGCACCACCGACACCCACGGCGTGCGATTTTCCGACACCGGCAGCAGCACTTGGGAATCGTAAAACACCTCTAAATAGACTTCGTTGTACCCCTTATTGACGATGCGATCGAACACCTCATCCAACACCCCCGGCTTCAGGTCGCAGGGATAGAGCCGCAGCCAGATCGCTTGGGTGCGGGGCCAGGTGCGCTGCCGACATTGTTGCAGCCATTGGGAATGTTCTTGGAGAACGGCTTGATATTGGGCTTGGGCTTGGGCATCACCTCCCACCGCAGCACGGCGCAGGGCTTCTTTGCGGCTGATTTCGCGGTCGGTAAATTGGCAGTAGTTACCGGTTTGAGCTTGGGCGGGGGCGAGTCCGGTGAAGGCGGTGAAAAGGGAGCTACTGAGGAGGAGGGCGCTAAGGATGCGGTGCAGGGAAGCGCGGGGAGCAAGGAGCGATCGCAACATGAGCAGTGGGGTAAGTCGGAGTTTTAATTGATTGTAGCGGCCAGAATTTTCGACCCTGGGCTTCTGACTTCAGGATTCCCGCCAGCGTTCCCGTTCCGACACAAAACGGTTAACCCTCAACAGGTTAACCGTTTTGTGTTGTTGTCTCCGTTGCGATCGCAACGGATTCCGCCTGAAAGGCGATCGGAATTTCTATAAACCGCGTTTGAGCGCAATTTCCACTTGTTTGAATTCCTGCTTTAAACGAGTTTTCAGCTTATCCGACAAGGGACGAGACCCATAGGTACTATAAAATCCAGCCAAACTATTCAGAGCCGTCTGCATCGTCGTGAACGATCGCAACCCCGACACCCGGCCATCACGACGATAGCGAGACGCATAATCATTCATCTGATCCCGCGCCACCTGACGTTGTTCCGTCACATCCGGCGCATCACTGGGCATATCTAAGATTGTGGTTAGGTTTTCCACCACCGTGAGGGTATCTTGGCGATAATTCCCCGTTAAACCATTTGTTGTGCCCGCAGAACAACCCATCAAACCGATGGCGCAGACTAACACAAGAGCAAGTACGCGAGACACTAGGGGTTTAATAACCATAGAGTTAATGTAACGTTTATAAAAGCAGCTTGCTCAATCCTACCGTGGATCGGAATCGCACACCAGATGCGCTCCGCTGGATCGTTAGATTCAACGAGGAACGTTAGGATATAAGCAACAGTCAATCCATATCGAGAGTAATTCATACCACTATGTCTTCAACTTCCACCCTAACCCTGACTCGTGAAAACGTTGAGCAAGTCCTTGACGATCTGCGTCCCTACTTGATGGCAGACGGCGGCAATGTTGAACTGGTTGAGATTGAAGGACCAACGGTGAAACTTCGTCTTCAAGGGGCTTGCGGATCTTGCCCTAGTTCAGCGATGACCCTACGCATGGGGATCGAGCGTCGCCTCCGTGAATTCATCCCCGAAATTGGTGAAGTCGAACAGGTGATGTAATTCTGTTCTGCTCTCCTGAGCATCGAAAACCAAAGGTG
Coding sequences within:
- a CDS encoding energy-coupling factor ABC transporter ATP-binding protein: MEMPLLRSQDLSVTTILTDISVTVAAGDRIGIVGASGSGKSTLLALLNRLRDPDQGKLWFQGQPLATIPVSELRRKVVLVLQEPKLLGLSVFDTLAYPLTLQKRPKTEVRERVFEECDRFTIPKDWLERQSWQLSLGQRQLVTIARAMLLNPTLLLLDEPTSALDVGTASRVLQVLTETPGLTWIMANHQLDWVQQSCDRVWYLYQGKLWADTTVSEINWPQIQDDLKTQADDWDDLDRPDQPTHQSPQAG
- a CDS encoding family 10 glycosylhydrolase, whose translation is MLRSLLAPRASLHRILSALLLSSSLFTAFTGLAPAQAQTGNYCQFTDREISRKEALRRAAVGGDAQAQAQYQAVLQEHSQWLQQCRQRTWPRTQAIWLRLYPCDLKPGVLDEVFDRIVNKGYNEVYLEVFYDSQVLLPVSENRTPWVSVVRDRGQENADLLAMAIEESRDRNLKIYAWMFAMNYGYAYAVRPDRERSLARNGQGQTSLDVVPDGSQAFIDPYSPQGQADYATLLQAVLRRNPDGVLFDYIRYPRGSGAGSVASNVRDLWIYGDASRTALLNRAQNNQGRELIQRFMAQGSISGGDVQAAKALHPGETGPQWQGLSSSNLNAELWKLSVAHAAQGVIDFLHTAATQVQRQRIPAGAVFFPDGNRPVGQQGYDSRLQPWDRFSSQIEWHPMSYAICGNRTDCIVDEVQRVLSFASPQTRVIPALAGQWGRVERSHPPLEQQMWALQRQFPQLDAISHFAYSWQEPVDDRARQTCRR
- the psb27 gene encoding photosystem II protein Psb27 — translated: MVIKPLVSRVLALVLVCAIGLMGCSAGTTNGLTGNYRQDTLTVVENLTTILDMPSDAPDVTEQRQVARDQMNDYASRYRRDGRVSGLRSFTTMQTALNSLAGFYSTYGSRPLSDKLKTRLKQEFKQVEIALKRGL
- a CDS encoding NifU family protein, which encodes MSSTSTLTLTRENVEQVLDDLRPYLMADGGNVELVEIEGPTVKLRLQGACGSCPSSAMTLRMGIERRLREFIPEIGEVEQVM